A single Glycine soja cultivar W05 chromosome 14, ASM419377v2, whole genome shotgun sequence DNA region contains:
- the LOC114384959 gene encoding protein ALP1-like yields the protein MKLPTTFADPESLSYLYTLLQSSFDQMNDPTNNNNNNTSTTGRKRRRKNEDDDDDGGGDGDDGSSNNNNNKRSKKKKEELKGILTSILLLDEQEKLDQQQNNRVSEEEKFSLETNHKKKTKAMLQYYSNLDEYYSHVEESERVKRKKSRGMARAVAVVACEREGEGGGGSAEGVKSGVGGSQRRLWVKDRSGAWWDGCNKEDFPEEEFRKAFRMGRETFDMICDELNSAIVKEDTTLRNAIPVRQRVAVCLWRLATGDPLRIVSKRFGLGISTCHKLVLEVCTAIKSVLMPKYLNWPDEGSLRRVKSEFEGVSGIPNVVGSMYTSHVPIIAPKISVAAYFNKRHTERNQKTSYSITVQGVVDHRGVFTDVCIGWPGSMPDDQVLEKSALFQRANGGLLKGVWIVGSSGYPLMDWVLVPYSQQNLTWTQHAFNEKIGEVQKVARDAFARLKGRWSCLQKRTEVKLQDLPVVLGACCVLHNICELKGEKIDPELKVDLVDDEMVPEVALRSMSSMKARDAIAHNLLHHGLAGTSFL from the coding sequence aTGAAACTCCCAACAACGTTTGCAGACCCAGAATCCTTGTCTTACCTTTACACCTTGCTCCAATCTTCCTTCGACCAAATGAATGATcccaccaacaacaacaacaacaacacttcCACAACTGGGAGAAAACGCCGCAGAAAAAAcgaggatgatgatgatgatggtggtggtgatggtgatgatggttcatccaacaacaacaacaacaaaaggagcaagaagaagaaggaggagcTAAAGGGTATCCTCACTTCAATTCTCTTGTTAGACGAACAAGAGAAACTTGACCAGCAACAGAACAACAGGGTCTCAGAGGAAGAAAAGTTTTCATTGGAAACGAATcacaagaagaaaacaaaggcCATGCTTCAGTACTATTCCAACCTTGACGAGTATTACAGCCACGTCGAGGAGTCAGAGAGGGTGAAGAGGAAGAAGTCACGCGGCATGGCACGTGCGGTGGCGGTGGTAGCGTGCGAAAGAGAGGGAGAGGGTGGTGGTGGTAGTGCTGAAGGGGTGAAATCTGGTGTGGGAGGCTCACAGAGAAGGCTGTGGGTGAAGGATCGTTCAGGGGCATGGTGGGATGGATGCAACAAAGAGGATTTTCCTGAAGAAGAGTTTAGAAAGGCTTTTAGGATGGGAAGAGAAACTTTTGATATGATTTGTGACGAATTGAATTCTGCAATTGTGAAGGAAGACACCACTTTGAGGAATGCTATTCCTGTGAGGCAAAGGGTGGCTGTGTGTTTGTGGAGATTGGCCACTGGGGACCCTCTTAGGATTGTGTCTAAGAGGTTTGGTTTGGGGATATCAACTTGTCACAAGCTTGTGCTTGAGGTTTGCACTGCTATTAAGTCTGTGCTTATGCCAAAGTACTTGAATTGGCCTGATGAGGGTTCATTGAGGAGGGTGAAGAGTGAGTTTGAGGGTGTTTCTGGGATCCCTAATGTTGTAGGGTCTATGTACACCTCTCATGTGCCTATTATAGCTCCTAAGATTAGTGTGGCTGCTTATTTCAACAAGAGGCACACTGAGAGGAATCAGAAGACGTCTTATAGTATTACTGTTCAAGGGGTGGTGGATCATAGAGGGGTGTTCACTGATGTGTGCATTGGGTGGCCTGGTTCAATGCCTGATGATCAGGTGTTGGAAAAAAGTGCCCTTTTTCAAAGGGCTAATGGGGGGCTTTTGAAGGGGGTTTGGATTGTGGGGAGTTCAGGGTACCCTTTGATGGATTGGGTTTTGGTGCCTTATAGCCAGCAGAATCTGACTTGGACTCAGCATGCTTTCAATGAGAAGATTGGGGAGGTTCAGAAGGTGGCTAGGGATGCTTTTGCTAGGTTGAAAGGGAGGTGGAGTTGCTTGCAGAAGAGGACTGAGGTGAAGCTGCAGGACTTGCCAGTCGTGCTTGGGGCATGCTGCGTGCTGCATAATATATGCGAGTTGAAGGGAGAGAAGATTGACCCTGAGCTGAAGGTTGATCTGGTGGATGATGAGATGGTACCTGAGGTTGCCTTGAGGTCAATGAGCTCCATGAAGGCTAGGGACGCGATCGCACATAATCTTCTGCATCATGGTTTGGCTGGCACTTCTTTTCTTTAA